ATTCTGTTTCAGGACAATATTACAACTCTAAGAAAAATACTCTTACTTACTCTGAGGAGTCACTATCTGATGAGTACTATGCAGTTGCTTTAAGAAAAGATGATCAAGCTCTTTTAGATGAAATTAATAAACAAATCAACGCTATGAAAGCTGACGGAACTTTTGATAAGATCAGTGAAAAATGGCTAGGTACGAAAAATAACTAAGGAGATATAATTTATGAACGAGAATATAATTTTTATTTTAAATGGAATGAAACTGACAATTAATCTTTATATAATAACTATGGTGTTTTCTCTGCCATTAGGGATACTTTTTTCCCTTGGAAGAGTATCAAAATCGACATTTTTAAATAACTGTATCCAAATCTATACATGGATATTTAGAGGAACTCCTCTTTTGTTACAACTATTCTTTGTTTACTATGGGCTGCCAGTAATTGGAATAACTTTAACTCCATTTACTGCTGCATCAGTAACTTTTATTATCAACTATGCTGCATACTTTTGTGAGATTTTCAGAGGTAGCATTTTGGGAATAGACAAGGGACAATATGAGGCTGCTAAGGTTTTGGGTATGAGCTATTCACAAACTATGAGAAGAATTATTATTCCTCAAGCACTTGTTACAGCTCTGCCACCTCTTTCTAATGAGGCTATATCACTTATTAAGGATACATCTTTAGTTTCTGCTATTGGAATGGCTGAAATTTTGAGAAACTCTAAAGAAATTGT
This genomic window from uncultured Fusobacterium sp. contains:
- a CDS encoding amino acid ABC transporter permease; its protein translation is MNENIIFILNGMKLTINLYIITMVFSLPLGILFSLGRVSKSTFLNNCIQIYTWIFRGTPLLLQLFFVYYGLPVIGITLTPFTAASVTFIINYAAYFCEIFRGSILGIDKGQYEAAKVLGMSYSQTMRRIIIPQALVTALPPLSNEAISLIKDTSLVSAIGMAEILRNSKEIVTRDFSITPFIICAVMYLILSTVVVLFFKKMEKKVMI